The sequence CCTCTTCACTCTCGACCAGGCGGCGGGTCTGCTCCACCGTTTTCGGCGGGCTGTAGGCATCGTCAGCAATGATCATCTGGATGCGCCGCCCGTTGACGCCGCCCTCGTCGTTCACCTTGCGGAAATAGGCCTCTGCCGACTTCGCGATCTGCGCGAAGGCCGACACCGGTCCGCTCAGCGGCGCCGTGGTGCCGATCTTGATGGTCTTGTCGTCGGCGCCGGGATCGTACTTCGCATTCTGGGCTTGAGCGGTGGCCGCGAGCAGCGGCAGGAGGAAGCAGGCCGCGGGCAGGCGAAGGCGGGCAAGGCGCGCCATGAAAAATCTCCCTGAAATTGCTCTCCGCTTCTCGGTGGAGCGGAGTTGAAACGCGAGAACGACGCCCGAAGCGGACTTGCGGACGGCGATCGTCGCTGCCAGACTTGCAAACGAACGATCGTTCGTACGGTTGACTAGCGAACGATCGTTCGTTAGTCAAGTCGCATGGCTGTTCACACCTCCAGCGCCACGGACGCGGCTGCGCCCACGACCCGTGATCGCATCCTCGCCGAGGCGCTCGATCTGTTCGCGCAGAGCGGTTATGGCGGCGCCTCGATGCGCGAGCTGGCGCGCCGCGTCGGCATCCGCGAGAGCAGCCTCTATAATCACTTCTCCGGAAAGGCCGCGATCCTCGAAGCCATCGTGTCCGAGCATGGCCCGGCCAGCTCGGCGAGCCGGCTGGAGGAGCCGCGCTACAAGCAGCTCGCGCGCCAGCCCGCCGCGTTCTGCCGTCAGTTCGCGCTGGATCTCGTCGAGCAATGGTCCGATCCGCGCGAGCACCAGTTCCAGAAGGTCATCACTGCCGAGCGCAACCGCGTGCCCGGCATCCGCGCCAAATTCGCCGATCATTTCTACGCGCGCGAGCAGAGCATGATGACGGACTATTTTCGCGGTTTCGCGCTCGCCGGCCTGATCTCGACGCCCGATCCGCGCGAGACCGCGCGGCTGTTCGCCGCCGGCCTCATCTACATTCGGCTAGAGCATTACGTGATGGGCGCGGCGCCCTCGCCGCGGCCGAAGGTGATCGAGGCGATCGACCGCTATCTCGCCTTCTTCCTGTCGCTGATCGCGGCAGGCAACGAGGCCGACAACAAGAAACGAAAGCCCAAGGGAGAGAACCGTGGCAAGGCTGCCCCTGATTGATCCGGAGACGACGAGCGGCGACATCCGCGCCTCTTTCGACCGC comes from Bradyrhizobium sp. CCGE-LA001 and encodes:
- a CDS encoding TetR/AcrR family transcriptional regulator, with protein sequence MAVHTSSATDAAAPTTRDRILAEALDLFAQSGYGGASMRELARRVGIRESSLYNHFSGKAAILEAIVSEHGPASSASRLEEPRYKQLARQPAAFCRQFALDLVEQWSDPREHQFQKVITAERNRVPGIRAKFADHFYAREQSMMTDYFRGFALAGLISTPDPRETARLFAAGLIYIRLEHYVMGAAPSPRPKVIEAIDRYLAFFLSLIAAGNEADNKKRKPKGENRGKAAPD